The region TCGCCCAGGGCGAAGCCCCTGCCGACTTGTTCGTACGGGATTTCCTGGTTCTCGGCCTTGCAGAAGCAGCGGTGCTCGACGCGGCTTCCATCGCTGACATGGATCTCGTGAAGGCGCACGGGATGCTCCTCCGTGGCGGCGTACAGCCTGATCGGCAGCGCGACCAACCCAAACCGGATCATCCCGGACCACGTGGCCTTCATACATCCAGCGTCATCCCACAGCACCTGGCGCGCATCCCGGTCGCGGCCACCCCCAGCGAGCTGCCCCGGTCACGAGGAAGTCCCCCGTGTCGCCCCGTGTCACCCCCGTTTTCTCCAGCTCGATGCCGCCGGGGCAGTAGTGGAAGGATCGGAGCCATGGGCACCGAGAAGGGCTGGGTGTACCGGGTCGACGAGCCGTACGGCTCGCAGGGCTGGCGCCCCTACGGCGGCCTTCCCGAGCGGTGGCGCGGGACCGTCATCACCGACGATCCCAAAGAGGCCGCCGAATACGTCGCCGCCCTCGTCGTCACCGACCTGGTGACCGAATGGGAGGTGCGCGGCACCAGGCAGAGGCACGTACGCGTGATCGTCTGGGAGGACGAAGAAGGCGACGGCCCCGAGGACGCGGCCTTCACCGTGGAGATCCAGCCCGACATCGACGCAGGCTGACCGATCCGGCCTCAGGGGACAGGCTTGGCGCTCTTCGGTTCCGCGGAGCGCAGGCGAGGCGGAGCCTTCGCGCCGCGGTCAGGCCTGCGCGAAGGCTCCGAGGGCTCCGAGGGCTCCGAGGGCTCCGAGGGCTCCGAGGGCAAAACAGTCCCCGGTAGTGCTGCACGTGTCCTGAAGCTTCAGTCGTCACTGCCGCCTCGGTATCGCGCCGGCTTGCCGGGGGCCTGAACCACATCCTGTCCAAGTCACTCCGCCGACTAGACGTCCTCACCGACTTTGTGGCTCTTCCGGTGTTGTGGCCTAGTAATCACCCTGCACGGGATACGCCAAGAGTCAATAGGTTTTGGGTAAATTTTTCAGCATTCAGTGGGTGAAGGTGCAGTCTTCTCGCGGCGAGGACTCGGAGACCGGGGCGCACGAGTACCCGAAGCGGGTGCGTCCCCGGCGGCCCGCTCCTCGCTCACCCGGCAGGAGGGGCACAGCGGATTCTCTGAGGAGAGAGGTGTGGCACGAGGCGGACCGACGACTCAGTGCAGCTCAGCGCCGGTGCTCTTGACGATATCCGGCACAACAGGTGTGGCGCCTTCTCTGAATCGAGCGATGGCGCCTTGCTACGGGGAGACGGATCCGGCGATGCTTCCAGCAGGCTGGCTGAGGATGCGGCAGATGTCGGCATCGCTGCAAGAAGCCGGGTCGGTTGCGGCAGCGCGCTGGGCGAGTTCCTTGAGCGCGGTGCGGGTCTTGCGCAGTTCGGCCATGCGCCGGTCGATATCACCGAGGTGCTGGTGGACGAGATCGCTGACATGGCTGCAGGGGGCCTGCCCGCTGTCGCGCAGGGTGAGGATGCCGCGGATTTCAGCGAGGGTGAGGCCGGCGCGCTGGGCGTGGCGGATGAAGGTGAGACGCGTGGCGGCGTGGGCGGGATAGTCGCGGTAGCCGCCCGCGGTGCGTGGGGGCTCGGGCATGAGGCCGGCCTGTTCGTAGAAGCGGATGGTCTTGGCAGCAACTCCGCTCATAGTGGCCAGCTCGCCGATGCGCATGCTTCCAGGCTAGCCCTTGACCTTCCCGTGCACTGGAAGGTCTAGCGTCGCAGGCGAAGCCTTTGAACTGGGAGGACGACGGTCATGCGGATCACGGTGCTGACGGTTCCAGACTGCCCGAACGCGCCCCTGGTGCAAGAACGGATCCGGGCCGCGCTGGCCGGGCGGGCCGCTGAGGTCAAGGCGGTCGAGGTGCGCGACGCCGCGGAGGCGGCCCGGTGGGGCATGACCGGCTCGCCCACGGTGCTCATCGATGGGATCGACCCGTTCGCGCAGGCCGGAATGGGGCCGAGCGTGTCGTGCCGGATCTACCGGCACGCGGGCGGGACCGCGGACGGGGCACCGAGCGTGGAGAACCTCCGCCAGGCCCTGGGCACCGACGGCATCCCCGAAGCGGTGGAAACGGGCTGCTGAGAGTCGGACCAGCTCGATCCGCTCGGCCGGGCCGGACGCGGGCGG is a window of Streptomyces sp. NBC_00271 DNA encoding:
- a CDS encoding thioredoxin family protein — translated: MRITVLTVPDCPNAPLVQERIRAALAGRAAEVKAVEVRDAAEAARWGMTGSPTVLIDGIDPFAQAGMGPSVSCRIYRHAGGTADGAPSVENLRQALGTDGIPEAVETGC
- a CDS encoding heavy metal-responsive transcriptional regulator, which produces MRIGELATMSGVAAKTIRFYEQAGLMPEPPRTAGGYRDYPAHAATRLTFIRHAQRAGLTLAEIRGILTLRDSGQAPCSHVSDLVHQHLGDIDRRMAELRKTRTALKELAQRAAATDPASCSDADICRILSQPAGSIAGSVSP